Proteins from a genomic interval of Synechococcus sp. A15-28:
- a CDS encoding DNA-directed RNA polymerase subunit omega — protein MISAGVDSSDLAKRGESLIRQSSNRYLTTVRIAFRAKQRRFDDFDGLLEESSVKPVQRAIVELSDEQDQPDLLPG, from the coding sequence GTGATTTCTGCCGGGGTGGATTCCAGTGACCTCGCCAAACGCGGCGAAAGCCTGATTCGGCAATCCAGCAACCGTTACCTCACCACGGTGCGCATTGCCTTCCGGGCCAAGCAACGCCGCTTTGATGACTTCGACGGACTGTTGGAGGAATCCAGCGTGAAGCCCGTGCAGCGGGCCATCGTGGAACTGAGCGACGAGCAGGATCAGCCTGATCTGCTGCCCGGCTGA
- a CDS encoding DUF1818 family protein yields the protein MIQQEGPGWRLARDPMRGQHPVLIGGEGWAFELTEDEWAALADLVLTLERQHRALVDQLMAEEAIELELDRGLWWGCLQGDRASWSVSVVLTPAAGRGVEGHWPSTASAAMVAAMRTLWDNRNDQCN from the coding sequence GTGATTCAGCAGGAGGGTCCCGGTTGGCGATTGGCCCGGGATCCCATGCGTGGCCAACACCCCGTCCTGATCGGAGGCGAGGGATGGGCTTTTGAACTCACCGAGGACGAGTGGGCAGCCCTGGCAGACCTGGTGCTGACCCTTGAACGCCAGCATCGAGCGCTGGTGGATCAGCTGATGGCTGAGGAAGCGATTGAGTTGGAGCTGGATCGCGGGCTCTGGTGGGGATGTCTGCAGGGGGATCGGGCCAGCTGGAGTGTGTCGGTGGTGCTCACTCCGGCGGCGGGCCGAGGGGTGGAGGGCCACTGGCCCTCCACGGCGAGTGCGGCGATGGTCGCGGCGATGAGAACGCTGTGGGACAACCGCAATGATCAGTGCAACTGA
- a CDS encoding DUF2811 domain-containing protein has product MPQQQESMAIDDDSVVSFQTEMPLPLQQAMTRFIEGHPNWDQYRLVQAALAGFLVQNGIESREITRVYVGNMFRRETLLHGV; this is encoded by the coding sequence ATGCCTCAGCAGCAGGAGTCCATGGCCATCGATGACGACAGCGTCGTCAGTTTTCAGACCGAGATGCCGTTGCCGCTGCAGCAGGCCATGACCCGTTTCATCGAGGGGCATCCCAACTGGGATCAGTACCGCCTTGTCCAGGCGGCCCTGGCGGGGTTCCTGGTGCAGAACGGGATTGAGTCCCGGGAGATCACCCGGGTTTATGTGGGCAATATGTTTCGCCGGGAAACGCTGCTGCACGGCGTCTGA
- a CDS encoding EVE domain-containing protein, with the protein MKSEPEAYGIDDLRREGSTLWDGIRNYQARNFMRSMAIGDQAFFYHSNCKPPGIIGLMEVEEIGLVDPTQFDPDAKYFDPKSKREQPRWDCARLRFMGEFRELLSLNQLRELYSEKQLPVIKRGNRLSILPVPAATAADLLERLGPLH; encoded by the coding sequence ATGAAAAGCGAGCCCGAGGCCTATGGGATCGACGATCTTCGTCGTGAAGGCAGCACGCTCTGGGATGGCATCCGCAATTACCAGGCCCGCAACTTCATGCGTTCCATGGCCATCGGCGACCAGGCCTTTTTCTACCACTCGAATTGCAAGCCTCCCGGAATCATCGGTCTGATGGAGGTGGAGGAGATCGGCCTGGTGGATCCCACCCAATTCGATCCGGACGCCAAGTATTTCGACCCGAAATCCAAGCGCGAACAACCGCGCTGGGACTGCGCCAGGCTGCGCTTTATGGGGGAGTTCCGAGAGTTGTTGAGCCTCAATCAACTGCGGGAGCTTTACAGCGAGAAGCAACTGCCCGTGATCAAACGCGGCAACCGCCTCTCGATCCTGCCGGTACCGGCTGCCACAGCCGCCGACCTGCTGGAACGCCTTGGCCCCCTCCACTGA